The Athene noctua chromosome 13, bAthNoc1.hap1.1, whole genome shotgun sequence genome has a segment encoding these proteins:
- the LCTL gene encoding lactase-like protein isoform X3: MINYFNDYANLCFEKFGDRVKHWITFSNPWTHAKVWHSYNNTWRSEQQGMVGISLTSGWGEPVDPHSQTDRDAAERYIQFHLGWFANPIYKGDYPEVMKNYVGRKSAQQGLGKSRLPTFSVQEKTYIKGTSDFLGIGHFTTRYVLQKSFPFLRTSSYHTDRELAELVDPKWPAPGAKWLYSVPWGFRRLLNFIKTQYGNPLIYVTENGVSEKVQCTQLCDEWRIEYLKGYINEILKDSLITHMEMVTEIALPTVFTLCILISIVLLIFYLRNHS; the protein is encoded by the exons atgataaattattttaatgattatGCAAATCTGTGTTTTGAGAAGTTTGGCGATCGTGTGAAACATTGGATTACTTTTAGTAATCCTTGG aCTCATGCAAAGGTATGGCACTCTTACAATAACACATGGCGCAGCGAGCAGCAAG GTATGGTTGGAATTTCCCTGACTAGTGGCTGGGGTGAACCTGTTGATCCACATAGCCAAACAGATAGAGACGCCGCTGAAAGATATATACAGTTTCATTTGGGATGGTTTGCAAATCCAATTTACAAAGGAGACTATCCAGAAGTTATGAAGAATTATGTAG GTAGGAAGAGTGCCCAGCAGGGCCTGGGGAAATCAAGATTACCAACTTTCTCAGTGCAAGAGAAAACCTATATTAAAGGTACATCGGATTTCCTTGGAATAGGTCATTTTACTACTCGTTATGTTCTGCAAAAGAGCTTTCCCTTTCTACGAACGTCAAGTTACCACACTGACCGTGAGCTGGCTGAGCTGGTGGACCCAAAATGGCCAGCTCCAGGAGCTAAATGGTTATACTCTGTGCCTTGGGGATTCAGAAGATTGCTCAACTTCATTAAG ACACAGTATGGGAACCCTCTCATTTATGTGACAGAGAATGGAGTTTCTGAAAAGGTACAGTGTACTCAGCTGTGTGATGAATGGCGGATAGAATATCTGAAAGGATATATTAATGAAATACTGAAAG ATTCCCTGATTACTCACATGGAAATGGTGACAGAGATTGCTCTTCCTACAGTTTTCACACTCTGCATACTCATCAGTATTGTCCTGCTAATATTCTACCTTCGAAATCATAGTTAA
- the LCTL gene encoding lactase-like protein isoform X2, whose protein sequence is MINYFNDYANLCFEKFGDRVKHWITFSNPWAVAEKGYETGEHAPGLKLGGCGAYQAAHHIIKTHAKVWHSYNNTWRSEQQGMVGISLTSGWGEPVDPHSQTDRDAAERYIQFHLGWFANPIYKGDYPEVMKNYVGRKSAQQGLGKSRLPTFSVQEKTYIKGTSDFLGIGHFTTRYVLQKSFPFLRTSSYHTDRELAELVDPKWPAPGAKWLYSVPWGFRRLLNFIKTQYGNPLIYVTENGVSEKVQCTQLCDEWRIEYLKGYINEILKDSLITHMEMVTEIALPTVFTLCILISIVLLIFYLRNHS, encoded by the exons atgataaattattttaatgattatGCAAATCTGTGTTTTGAGAAGTTTGGCGATCGTGTGAAACATTGGATTACTTTTAGTAATCCTTGG GCAGTTGCTGAAAAGGGTTACGAAACAGGAGAACATGCGCCAGGACTGAAGCTCGGTGGATGTGGAGCATACCAAGCAGCACACCACATAATTAAA aCTCATGCAAAGGTATGGCACTCTTACAATAACACATGGCGCAGCGAGCAGCAAG GTATGGTTGGAATTTCCCTGACTAGTGGCTGGGGTGAACCTGTTGATCCACATAGCCAAACAGATAGAGACGCCGCTGAAAGATATATACAGTTTCATTTGGGATGGTTTGCAAATCCAATTTACAAAGGAGACTATCCAGAAGTTATGAAGAATTATGTAG GTAGGAAGAGTGCCCAGCAGGGCCTGGGGAAATCAAGATTACCAACTTTCTCAGTGCAAGAGAAAACCTATATTAAAGGTACATCGGATTTCCTTGGAATAGGTCATTTTACTACTCGTTATGTTCTGCAAAAGAGCTTTCCCTTTCTACGAACGTCAAGTTACCACACTGACCGTGAGCTGGCTGAGCTGGTGGACCCAAAATGGCCAGCTCCAGGAGCTAAATGGTTATACTCTGTGCCTTGGGGATTCAGAAGATTGCTCAACTTCATTAAG ACACAGTATGGGAACCCTCTCATTTATGTGACAGAGAATGGAGTTTCTGAAAAGGTACAGTGTACTCAGCTGTGTGATGAATGGCGGATAGAATATCTGAAAGGATATATTAATGAAATACTGAAAG ATTCCCTGATTACTCACATGGAAATGGTGACAGAGATTGCTCTTCCTACAGTTTTCACACTCTGCATACTCATCAGTATTGTCCTGCTAATATTCTACCTTCGAAATCATAGTTAA
- the LCTL gene encoding lactase-like protein isoform X1, translating to MKIYIFRIWYMLVPIIRLNTAEDFQWTKNNPGSFYYGTFPAGFLWGVGSSAYQTEGAWDKDGKGPSIWDAFTHKKGKVFRNETGDSACDGYYKVKDDIQLLKEMKVNHYLFSISWPRIMPTGIKTEQLNEKGIQFYNDTINSLLENNIIPIVSLYHWDLPQVLQEKYGGWQNISMINYFNDYANLCFEKFGDRVKHWITFSNPWAVAEKGYETGEHAPGLKLGGCGAYQAAHHIIKTHAKVWHSYNNTWRSEQQGMVGISLTSGWGEPVDPHSQTDRDAAERYIQFHLGWFANPIYKGDYPEVMKNYVGRKSAQQGLGKSRLPTFSVQEKTYIKGTSDFLGIGHFTTRYVLQKSFPFLRTSSYHTDRELAELVDPKWPAPGAKWLYSVPWGFRRLLNFIKTQYGNPLIYVTENGVSEKVQCTQLCDEWRIEYLKGYINEILKALNDGVNVKGYTAWSLLDKFEWNKGFSERFGFYHVDFKNKNKPRYPKASVDYYKKIITANGFPNQREVENWYQRSMDTCSTAHQLLATDSLITHMEMVTEIALPTVFTLCILISIVLLIFYLRNHS from the exons ATGAAGATTTACATTTTCAGAATATGGTATATGCTTGTGCCAATAATACGGCTGAATACAGCTGAGGATTTCCAGTGGACAAAGAATAATCCAGGCTCTTTCTATTATGGCACTTTTCCAGCTG GCTTTTTATGGGGTGTTGGAAGTTCTGCGTACCAGACTGAAGGGGCCTGGGACAAGGATGGGAAAGGACCAAGTATCTGGGATGCTTTTACTCACAAGAAAGGGAAAGTGTTTAGAAATGAAACAGGAGATTCAGCATGTGATGGCTACTACAAAGTTAAG gATGACATTCAGTTACTGAAGGAGATGAAAGTTAATCACTACCTATTCTCTATCTCATGGCCTCGGATTATGCCCACTGGCATCAAAA CAGAGCAATTGAATGAGAAGGGAATACAGTTCTACAATGATACAATTAATAGTCTTCTGGAAAACAATATTATCCCTATCGTGAGCCTCTACCACTGGGATCTCCCACAG GTTCTCCAAGAAAAGTATGGTGGCTGGCAAAATATAAGcatgataaattattttaatgattatGCAAATCTGTGTTTTGAGAAGTTTGGCGATCGTGTGAAACATTGGATTACTTTTAGTAATCCTTGG GCAGTTGCTGAAAAGGGTTACGAAACAGGAGAACATGCGCCAGGACTGAAGCTCGGTGGATGTGGAGCATACCAAGCAGCACACCACATAATTAAA aCTCATGCAAAGGTATGGCACTCTTACAATAACACATGGCGCAGCGAGCAGCAAG GTATGGTTGGAATTTCCCTGACTAGTGGCTGGGGTGAACCTGTTGATCCACATAGCCAAACAGATAGAGACGCCGCTGAAAGATATATACAGTTTCATTTGGGATGGTTTGCAAATCCAATTTACAAAGGAGACTATCCAGAAGTTATGAAGAATTATGTAG GTAGGAAGAGTGCCCAGCAGGGCCTGGGGAAATCAAGATTACCAACTTTCTCAGTGCAAGAGAAAACCTATATTAAAGGTACATCGGATTTCCTTGGAATAGGTCATTTTACTACTCGTTATGTTCTGCAAAAGAGCTTTCCCTTTCTACGAACGTCAAGTTACCACACTGACCGTGAGCTGGCTGAGCTGGTGGACCCAAAATGGCCAGCTCCAGGAGCTAAATGGTTATACTCTGTGCCTTGGGGATTCAGAAGATTGCTCAACTTCATTAAG ACACAGTATGGGAACCCTCTCATTTATGTGACAGAGAATGGAGTTTCTGAAAAGGTACAGTGTACTCAGCTGTGTGATGAATGGCGGATAGAATATCTGAAAGGATATATTAATGAAATACTGAAAG CTCTAAATGATGGCGTTAATGTCAAAGGTTATACTGCCTGGTCACTGCTGGATAAATTTGAATGGAACAAAGGCTTCTCTGAAAGATTTGGATTTTATCatgttgattttaaaaacaagaacaaaccaCGATACCCAAAGGCATCCGTTGATTATTACAAAAAGATTATCACTGCAAATGGATTCCCAAACCAAAGAGAG GTGGAAAATTGGTATCAGAGGTCCATGGACACTTGCTCTACTGCACACCAACTCCTTGCTACAG ATTCCCTGATTACTCACATGGAAATGGTGACAGAGATTGCTCTTCCTACAGTTTTCACACTCTGCATACTCATCAGTATTGTCCTGCTAATATTCTACCTTCGAAATCATAGTTAA